The following are from one region of the Coffea eugenioides isolate CCC68of chromosome 2, Ceug_1.0, whole genome shotgun sequence genome:
- the LOC113763778 gene encoding probable linoleate 9S-lipoxygenase 5: MFQHIVDALSGNNKKIKGTVVLMKKNVLDLNDFNSSFLDGIHELLGQKVSLQLISAVNVDQGTLKGKLGKAAYLENWITTNTFLAAGETAADITFDWDEDQGIPGAFIIKNNHPTQFYLKTLTLEEVPGHGRVHFVCNSWVYPAGKYKKDRVFFSNQAYLPSETPEALSQYRAEELVNLRGDGTGELKEWDRVYDYAYYNDLGDPDKGKDYARQNLGGSKEFPYPRRGRTGRPPSKTDPTVESRLPLITSLDIYVPRDERFGHLKMSDFLGYGLKSVAQILYPALKSLFDSTPNEFDSLEDVLKLYEGGIKLPKGLQSLTDNIPFELLKEILRTDGEAILKFPTPQIIQEDKSAWRTDEEFTREMLAGLNPVIISLLQEFPPKSKLDPEVYGSQNSTITKEQIEDKLDGLTVDQALKANQLFILNHHDTLMPYVRRINTTTTKIYASRTLLFLQKDGTLKPLAIELSLPHPNDDKLGAVSKVYLPSEQGVEGALWQLAKAYVAVNDSGVHQLISHWLNTHAVIEPFVIATNRQLSVLHPIHKLLQPHYRDTMTINALARQILISAGGILESTVFPGKFAMEMSAVIYQNWVFPEQALPAELVKRGVAVEDSNAPHGLRLLIPDYPFAVDGLEIWFAIKTWVEDYCNLYYKTDESIQKDSELQAWWKELREEGHGDLKDKPWWPKMQTRKELIESCTTIIWVASALHASVNFGQYPYAGYLPNRPTVSRRFMPEPGSPEYEELKTNPDKAFLKTITAQLQTLLGVSLIEILSRHASDEVYLGQRDTPEWTIDGEALEAFKKFGSKLAEIEGRITQSNTDPKYRNRTGPVKLPYTLLFPTSDPGLTGKGIPNSVSI; this comes from the exons ATGTTTCAGCACATTGTGGATGCATTGTCAGGCAACAATAAAAAGATCAAAGGAACTGTGGTTCTGATGAAAAAGAATGTCCTGGATTTGAATGACTtcaattcttcatttcttgATGGAATTCACGAGTTACTGGGGCAAAAAGTTTCTCTGCAGCTCATCAGTGCTGTTAATGTTGATCAAG gaacactGAAAGGGAAACTTGGAAAGGCAGCATATTTGGAAAATTGGATCACTACAAACACTTTTCTAGCAGCTGGTGAAACGGCAGCTGATATCACATTTGATTGGGATGAGGACCAAGGAATTCCAGGagcttttatcatcaaaaaTAATCATCCAACTCAATTCTACCTTAAGACATTGACACTTGAAGAAGTTCCTGGACATGGCCGAGTTCACTTTGTCTGCAATTCTTGGGTTTATCCAGCTGGAAAGTACAAAAAAGATCGCGTATTCTTCTCAAATCAG GCTTATCTCCCAAGTGAAACACCAGAAGCATTGAGCCAATACAGAGCAGAAGAATTGGTGAACCTGAGAGGAGATGGAACTGGAGAACTCAAGGAATGGGATAGGGTCTATGACTATGCTTATTACAATGATTTGGGAGATCCGGACAAAGGTAAGGACTACGCTCGCCAGAATCTTGGAGGATCCAAAGAGTTTCCTTATCCTCGAAGAGGAAGAACGGGCAGACCACCATCAAAGACAG ATCCCACCGTCGAGAGCAGGCTGCCACTGATTACCAGCTTAGACATTTATGTCCCAAGGGATGAAAGATTTGGACACTTGAAGATGTCAGATTTCCTTGGTTATGGACTGAAATCAGTCGCTCAGATCCTTTACCCTGCATTGAAGAGCCTTTTTGACAGCACCCCTAACGAATTTGACAGCCTTGAAGATGTGCTTAAATTGTATGAAGGTGGAATTAAGCTACCAAAAGGTCTCCAAAGCCTTACTGACAACATCCCCTTTGAGTTGCTTAAAGAAATACTTCGAACTGATGGTGAGGCTATCCTGAAATTCCCAACCCCGCAGATTATCCAAG AGGACAAATCTGCATGGAGGACAGATGAAGAATTTACAAGAGAAATGCTTGCTGGACTGAACCCCGTCATTATTAGCCTCCTCCAG GAGTTTCCTCCAAAAAGCAAGCTCGATCCTGAAGTCTACGGCAGCCAAAATAGTACCATAACCAAAGAACAAATAGAGGATAAGCTGGACGGATTGACAGTTGATCAG GCACTCAAGGCGAATCAGCTATTCATATTGAATCACCATGACACACTTATGCCGTATGTGAGGCGCATAAATACCACAACAACGAAGATCTATGCCTCAAGGACTCTGCTCTTTTTGCAAAAAGATGGAACCTTGAAGCCTTTAGCTATTGAGCTAAGCTTGCCCCACCCAAATGATGATAAACTTGGTGCTGTCAGTAAAGTATACCTACCTTCCGAACAAGGTGTAGAAGGTGCACTTTGGCAGTTGGCAAAAGCTTATGTTGCAGTTAACGACTCTGGCGTTCATCAGCTCATTAGCCACTG GTTAAATACGCATGCTGTCATCGAACCATTTGTCATTGCAACGAATAGGCAGCTGAGCGTGCTTCATCCTAttcataagctactacaacctCACTACCGTGACACCATGACTATCAACGCTTTGGCTCGCCAAATCCTGATTAGTGCAGGAGGAATTCTTGAGAGTACTGTTTTCCCTGGAAAATTTGCGATGGAAATGTCAGCAGTTATTTACCAAAACTGGGTATTTCCTGAGCAAGCACTTCCAGCTGAACTCGTCAAGCG AGGGGTTGCAGTTGAGGACTCCAATGCCCCACATGGACTGCGTCTATTAATTCCAGATTATCCTTTTGCTGTTGACGGGCTTGAGATCTGGTTCGCCATCAAAACATGGGTGGAGGATTATTGCAACCTCTACTACAAAACAGATGAATCGATCCAGAAAGATAGTGAACTTCAGGCCTGGTGGAAGGAACTCAGAGAAGAGGGACACGGTGACTTGAAAGATAAGCCCTGGTGGCCTAAAATGCAGACTCGCAAGGAGCTGATAGAATCTTGCACCACCATAATCTGGGTAGCTTCCGCCCTTCATGCATCAGTCAACTTCGGGCAGTACCCTTATGCTGGTTATCTCCCAAACCGCCCAACCGTAAGCAGAAGATTCATGCCTGAGCCTGGAAGTCCCGAGTATGAAGAACTCAAGACAAACCCTGATAAGGCTTTCCTGAAAACAATCACTGCCCAGTTGCAGACATTGCTCGGTGTTTCCCTGATAGAAATTTTGTCAAGGCATGCTTCAGATGAAGTTTATCTTGGCCAAAGAGACACTCCTGAGTGGACCATAGATGGAGAGGCTCTGGAAGCATTTAAAAAGTTTGGAAGTAAGCTGGCTGAAATTGAGGGCCGCATTACACAGTCAAACACCGACCCTAAATACAGAAACAGGACTGGACCAGTGAAGCTGCCGTACACGTTGCTATTTCCCACCAGTGACCCCGGTTTAACTGGCAAAGGAATTCCCAATAGTGTGTCAATCTGA
- the LOC113762671 gene encoding DNA polymerase zeta catalytic subunit has protein sequence MGDSPESDSKIFSVRIVSIDYYMAPPIAGIDISYSSFQGGKVNEVPVIRIYGSTPAGQKTCLHVHRALPYFYIPYSDVSLQLDEEGNSASTNAISLAIEKALKLKGNAGLKRQHVHGCSLVRAKKLYGFHSSEELFVKIYLYHPQDVSRAATRLLGGAVLDRIVQPHESHIPFLLQFLIDYHLYGMGHLHVSKIKFRHPVPEVFSPRKAAHTFLQRDLTDKSTGIAANTKVDSGADPSLASPIWTSSTIPDDWTWQSYSQSDSLVDQNLLSVKRQSMSELEGDAVVEDILNQLFISYTSLSQTRTDVKMVQSLIPIWEEFERNGEQGPAVPPDPGKPLPEDVLRILSDGLELEKVLADLSRGEYSSFSQDLIKSLTDKGTLVDKVNFLDDPDEALKCLEDGNLPSQTDDGENYGKGHHGHMKQLSADQLQDSNLVGPSKLKASDQDALGLLKWLASSQAAEEINSDDELAHQTILSSFLPTSTVNKALEKASTDFENQSQQECQDILDSVEDAVATEESDDKASNSNHNLLCQTLRNEVIPQVDGSPDDPNSVPFGDKSSSEINYVPETSQLAGLRLTERKRKRPQWGFLPVSSNRNIHNGISLPDNSDMTGRYDSDLKINVGTSFHEKIVADKCPNCIQGDAHGLNNCTESSSALIGCSMRDLMRKKRSHCSELSECRASEVIKVTSDKEQKDKIFVSKKLTNDEECNRSQISYSPRSAVTDKLGELCECPASAEFAKVNTDGSDLFVHAEFAGLCTRGMRCSSRLPGELKKDSPLKEAISSCCQSSNHVGCQIFEKNYSILDSGLKSKVSMHEIPEMGNDNNKDTGVSTTVNLLQTEPQINRHVKSPGFYSSRLSASSMIAHPVELICLTLCQKPPVIEWTDEPDGDSVLSPSISQDPHELVEKEEGISLLGEVADDILPFFINDNLEGKELRNLNCQEAGYSYHQDSIIGVPVHYQNDGSYLYMLTPVQSPPSEENVKRWLSLDGRNTSREKAADASVLFISPKHLSDDLVDSRRPLCHASNLSSLDSEARSESNLHQLNHHNQENFNGQVEAHNDEVRTIQKDAYKILMSKPSAVFSQEHSQLSGPDVKSKLTPLSQMGFRDPASVGGRQQLTIVSIEVQAGCRGDLRPDPRFDAIDIITLVFQDDDDAMVDCFMLLRSNTVITETNLDGIPDCKVLLFPEEKQVFSHFTKIISIFDPDTLIGWDVQGGSLGFLAERAAYLGIGLLNNISRIPSSRGLNTTEEDMPDDMSLKVATADPVPLDGAIVEDEWGRTHASGVHVGGRIVLNVWRLMRGEVKLRMYTIEAVAETVLRKKVPYIPCMVLAKWFSSGPGRARYRCMEYLLVKTKLNLDIMNQLDMINRTSELARVFGIDFFSVLSRGSQYRVESMFLRLAHTQNYVAISPGNLQVAYQPAMECLPLVMEPESGFYADPVVVLDFQSLYPSMIIAYNLCFSTCLGKITSSMANILGVSSYSPDMKVLQNLKHEILLTPNGVMYVPSKFRKGVLPRLLEEILSTRIMVKKAMKKLAPSQQVLHRIYDARQLALKLIANVTYGYTAAGFSGRMPCAELADSIVQCGRRTLEAAISFVNNHNKWKAKVVYGDTDSMFVLLKGRSRREAFHIGNEIVSAISAMNPNPVVLKMEKVYQPCFLLTKKRYVGYSYESPDQSKPKFDAKGIETVRRDTCDAVSKTMEQSLRLYFEHQDIDKVKAYLLRQWTRIISGRVSLQDFVFAKEVCLGTYSSRASSLPPSAIVATKAMRADPRAEPRYAERVPYVVVHGEPGARLVDMVVDPMELLALDSRYRLNEAYYIRKQIIPALQRVFGLVGADLNQWFSDMPRPERETVGKRHFYAPNQHRTRIDYYYLSRHCILCGSLVQASSYLCHNCSKSEATVATALIGRTAKLEKEIQHLAAICRHCGGGDWLLESGVKCTSLACSIFYERRKVQKELKSLAAAATELGFYPTCMAEWF, from the exons atggGGGATTCTCCAGAGTCGGATTCGAAGATTTTCAGTGTCCGAATTGTGTCGATTGACTACTACATGGCCCCCCCAATTGCCGGAATCGACATTTCCTATAGCAGTTTTCAAG GTGGAAAAGTAAATGAGGTTCCAGTTATAAGAATATATGGGTCAACTCCGGCTGGTCAGAAGACTTGCTTGCACGTGCATAGA GCTTTGCCTTACTTTTACATCCCATATTCAGATGTATCACTTCAACTAGACGAAGAAGGTA ACAGTGCTTCTACAAATGCCATCTCTCTTGCAATTGAGAAGGCCTTGAAG CTCAAAGGCAATGCTGGCTTGAAACGGCAGCATGTCCATGGTTGTAGTCTAGTTCGAGCAAAGAAGTTATACGGCTTTCATTCTTCAGAGGAGTTATTTGTGAAGATTTATCT GTACCATCCACAGGATGTATCTCGGGCTGCCACTCGTCTTTTG GGAGGTGCTGTTTTGGATAGGATTGTGCAGCCTCATGAATCACACATTCCATTTCTTCTCCAGTTTTTG ATTGATTACCATTTGTATGGGATGGGTCATCTGCATGTCTCAAAAATTAAGTTCCGGCATCCTGTACCTGAAGTTTTCTCTCCCAGGAAAGCTGCTCACACTTTCCTACAGAGAGATCTGACAGACAAGTCAACTGGCATTGCTGCAAATACAAAG GTAGATTCAGGTGCAGACCCTTCTTTAGCTTCACCAATTTGGACGTCTTCTACAATTCCAGATGATTGGACTTGGCAATCTTACAGCCAGTCTGATTCCTTGGTTGATCAAAATCTATTGTCAGTTAAACGGCAAAGTATGTCTGAACTGGAGGGAGATGCTGTTGTGGAAG ATATTCTCAATCAGCTGTTTATATCGTATACATCCCTCTCGCAGACACGTACAGATGTGAAAATGGTTCAGTCCTTAATACCTATTTGGGAG GAGTTCGAAAGGAATGGAGAGCAGGGGCCTGCAGTTCCACCTGATCCAGGGAAACCACTTCCAGAAGATGTCTTGAGGATACTTTCAGACGGGCTTGAGCTGGAAAAAGTACTTGCTGATCTGAGTAGAGGAGAATATTCATCTTTCAGCCAGGACTTAATTAAATCTTTGACTGATAAAGGAACTTTGGTAGACAAAGTCAACTTTTTGGATGATCCAGATGAAGCATTAAAATGCTTAGAAGATGGAAATTTGCCCTCTCAAACTGATGATGGTGAAAACTATGGTAAAGGGCACCATGGGCATATGAAGCAGTTGTCTGCTGATCAATTACAAGATTCTAACCTTGTTGGACCATCAAAACTGAAG gctTCAGATCAGGATGCTTTGGGGCTTTTGAAGTGGCTTGCATCTTCTCAAGCTGCAGAAGAAATAAATTCTGATGATGAACTTGCTCACCAGACCATCCTGAGTTCCTTTTTACCAACATCAACAGTTAATAAGGCATTGGAGAAAGCAAGCACAGATTTCGAGAATCAGTCGCAGCAAGAGTGTCAGGACATTCTTGATTCTGTTGAAGATGCAGTTGCAACTGAAGAATCAGATGATAAGGCTTCTAATTCTAATCATAATCTTCTATGCCAGACTTTACGTAATGAAGTAATTCCTCAAGTTGATGGCTCCCCTGATGATCCCAACTCAGTTCCATTTGGTGATAAGTCATCTTCAGAAATAAATTATGTACCTGAGACTTCACAACTTGCTGGTTTAAGGCTTACTGAACGCAAAAGAAAAAGACCTCAGTGGGGCTTTTTACCTGTTTCTTCAAATCGAAACATTCATAATGGTATTTCTCTCCCCGACAATTCTGATATGACTGGTAGATATGATAGTGATTTAAAAATCAATGTTGGAACttcttttcatgaaaaaattgtGGCAGACAAATGCCCAAATTGTATACAGGGTGATGCACATGGACTTAATAACTGTACAGAGTCCTCTAGTGCATTAATTGGATGCTCCATGAGGGATTTAATGAGAAAAAAACGAAGCCATTGCAGTGAGCTATCTGAATGTAGAGCTTCTGAGGTTATAAAGGTTACTAGTGACAAGGAACAGAAAGACAagatttttgtttccaagaaactGACAAATGACGAAGAATGCAATAGATCTCAGATTTCCTACTCACCCAGATCTGCAGTTACAGATAAATTAGGAGAATTATGTGAGTGTCCTGCATCGGCAGAGTTCGCTAAGGTGAACACTGATGGATCTGATCTTTTTGTGCATG CAGAATTTGCAGGTCTCTGCACAAGGGGGATGCGTTGTTCCTCTAGGTTGCCTGGGGAACTTAAAAAAGATAGCCCACTTAAGGAGGCTATCAGTTCATGCTGTCAATCCTCCAACCATGTCGGATGTCAAATCTTTGAGAAAAATTATTCAATTTTAGACTCTGGTTTGAAGAGCAAGGTTTCCATGCATGAGATACCTGAAATGGGAAATGACAACAATAAGGACACAGGGGTGTCAACTACAGTGAATCTATTGCAGACTGAGCCCCAGATTAACAGACATGTAAAATCCCCTGGATTTTACAGTTCAAGATTGTCTGCTAGTAGCATGATAGCACACCCTGTGGAACTAATTTGTTTAACTTTGTGTCAGAAACCCCCAGTGATAGAGTGGACCGATGAACCTGATGGAGATTCTGTATTGTCACCTTCTATTTCTCAGGACCCTCATGAGCTGGTGGAAAAGGAGGAAGGAATATCTCTTCTGGGTGAAGTTGCAGATGACATTCTTCCTTTCTTCATAAATGACAACCTAGAAGGAAAAGAGCTTCGAAACCTAAACTGCCAGGAAGCAGGATATAGTTATCATCAAGATTCAATCATCGGTGTCCCTGTTCACTATCAGAATGATGGCTCCTATCTATATATGTTGACTCCTGTTCAGTCACCGCCATCAGAGGAAAATGTCAAGAGATGGCTTTCTTTAGATGGCAGAAATACTTCAAGAGAAAAGGCAGCAGATGCATCAGTTCTGTTTATATCACCTAAGCATTTGTCCGATGATCTCGTGGATTCACGGCGTCCTTTATGCCATGCTTCTAATCTGTCTTCTCTGGATTCCGAGGCAAGGTCTGAGTCCAACCTTCATCAGTTGAATCACCATAACCAGGAAAACTTCAATGGACAAGTAGAGGCTCATAATGATGAGGTGAGAACAATCCAGAAGGATGCATACAAAATTTTGATGTCTAAGCCATCAGCTGTTTTTTCACAAGAACACTCTCAGTTATCTGGTCCTGATGTGAAATCAAAGTTGACTCCTTTAAGTCAGATGGGTTTTCGGGATCCAGCTAGTGTTGGTGGGAGGCAGCAGCTAACAATTGTGAGTATTGAGGTTCAAGCAGGATGTAGGGGAGATTTAAGGCCTGATCCTAGGTTTGATGCCATTGATATTATAACTCTTGTTTTtcaagatgatgatgatgcaaTGGTTGATTGTTTCATGCTTTTGCGGTCCAATACAGTTATAACTGAAACAAATCTAGATGGAATACCTGATTGCAAGGTTTTGCTTTTCCCTGAAGAGAAGCAAGTATTTAGCCATTTCACAAAGATTATATCTATCTTTGATCCAGACACATTAATTGGCTGGGATGTTCAAGGGGGTTCCCTTGGTTTTCTTGCTGAAAGGGCTGCTTATCTTGGCATTGGTTTGCTAAATAACATATCTCGAATACCATCTTCTAGAGGTCTCAATACTACTGAGGAAGATATGCCAGATGATATGTCTCTTAAGGTGGCTACTGCTGATCCTGTGCCTTTAGATGGTGCTATCGTTGAAGATGAATGGGGCCGAACTCATGCCAGCGGTGTCCATGTTGGTGGTCGAATTGTTCTTAATGTTTGGCGATTAATGCGAGGTGAAGTTAAGCTTAGGATGTACACTATTGAGGCTGTTGCTGAAACTGTATTGAGGAAGAAAGTTCCATATATTCCTTGCATGGTGTTGGCAAAATGGTTTTCAAGTGGTCCTGGTCGTGCAAGATATCGCTGTATGGAGTATTTGTTAGTGAAAACTAAGTTGAACCTTGATATCATGAATCAACTTGATATGATAAACAGAACATCAGAACTTGCTCGAGTCTTTGGTATTGACTTCTTTTCTGTTCTCTCTAGAGGTTCACAGTATCGAGTTGAATCAATGTTTCTTAGACTGGCACATACACAAAATTATGTTGCCATTTCTCCTGGAAATCTACAGGTTGCTTATCAGCCTGCAATGGAGTGTCTTCCTCTTGTGATGGAACCAGAGTCTGGCTTTTATGCAGACCCAGTTGTTGTTTTGGATTTTCAGTCTCTTTATCCATCAATGATAATTGCATATAACCTTTGCTTTTCTACATGCCTTGGAAAAATCACATCTTCAATGGCAAATATTCTTGGTGTCAGTTCTTATTCACCAGATATGAAGGTTTTGCAGAATTTGAAGCATGAAATACTGCTTACTCCAAATGGTGTTATGTATGTACCTTCAAAGTTTCGTAAAGGAGTACTGCCCCGCTTACTGGAAGAAATATTATCAACTAGAATTATGGTAAAAAAAGCAATGAAGAAATTAGCTCCATCACAGCAGGTGCTACACCGTATATATGATGCCAGGCAACTTGCCCTAAAGTTAATAGCAAACGTGACTTATGGCTATACAGCTGCTGGATTTAGTGGTCGCATGCCCTGTGCAGAGCTAGCAGACAGTATTGTGCAATGTGGTCGTAGAACACTAGAGGCTGCTATTTCCTTTGTGAACAATCATAACAAGTGGAAAGCAAAAGTTGTATATGGTGATACTGATAG CATGTTTGTTCTCCTTAAGGGACGTTCTCGTAGGGAAGCTTTCCACATTGGTAATGAGATTGTGTCAGCAATAAGTGCAATGAATCCAAATCCTGTTGTGCTAAAGATGGAAAAGGTCTATCAACCTTGCTTCCTCCTTACTAAGAAAAGGTATGTTGGCTACAGCTATGAGAGTCCTGACCAAAGTAAGCCAAAGTTTGATGCAAAAGGTATTGAGACAGTAAGGAGAGATACATGTGACGCTGTATCCAAGACAATGGAGCAGTCGCTGAGACTCTACTTCGAACATCAAGATATTGATAAG GTTAAGGCATACCTATTGCGTCAATGGACACGGATTATATCTGGCAGAGTCTCTCTTCAAGATTTTGTTTTTGCAAAAGAGGTCTGCTTAGGCACTTACAGTTCACGGGCGTCATCACTTCCCCCATCAGCAATTGTAGCCACTAAAGCAATGAGGGCTGACCCGAGGGCAGAACCACGCTATGCAGAGCGAGTTCCTTATGTGGTAGTTCATGGTGAACCTGGTGCCCGACTGGTAGATATGGTTGTGGATCCAATGGAACTTCTTGCTCTTGATTCTCGTTACAGATTAAATGAGGCCTATTATATTAGGAAACAGATAATTCCAGCTTTACAGCGAGTTTTTGGGCTCGTTGGAGCTGACTTGAACCAATGGTTCTCTGATATGCCGCGTCCTGAAAGGGAAACTGTCGGTAAACGTCATTTTTATGCTCCAAATCAACATCGAACTAGAATTGACTATTACTACCTATCACGACACTGTATCCTCTGTGGTTCACTAGTACAAGCATCAAGCTATCTCTGTCATAACTGTTCTAAGAGTGAGGCAACTGTTGCAACAGCTTTGATCGGAAGAACTGCAAAACTGGAAAAGGAAATCCAACATCTTGCTGCT ATTTGCCGGCATTGTGGCGGTGGGGACTGGCTTTTAGAAAGCGGGGTGAAATGCACATCTCTCGCATGCTCTATTTTCTACGAGAGAAGGAAAGTTCAGAAAGAACTGAAGTCTCTCGCTGCTGCTGCTACAGAACTTGGTTTCTACCCTACTTGCATGGCTGAATGGTTTTAA